In the genome of Hydractinia symbiolongicarpus strain clone_291-10 chromosome 5, HSymV2.1, whole genome shotgun sequence, one region contains:
- the LOC130645646 gene encoding deubiquitinating protein VCPIP1-like, with protein MQVLTGFCPNSDCGKQLYFASDVESLVECTGCSQDHYPKNLIDVKPVTNPTLAIQNLLQSMLVKALPVSYKRNNDSIKVKGLSNYGSKLISPLLTRYGLDKSTQQVRLLETMGQGDTFDCSHLADYAFRIEEKKLLISGYGRDVSAEYLADTLKEISNVNDNEERIVPIHADGDGHCLLHAVSRALVGHELFWHPLMKNLKDHLILRKDDYKNLLSDFFEDSDWDSIIREADPNYLPATGEVFGLRNIHIFGLANVLHRPILLLDSLEGMQSKGDYAAMFVPALTPVEKCQNKEKTLHKPIVIAWSSKGRNHFVPLVGIKEKPLPKIPNYMLPKLWGLPQELLTQYIDFDSGSCIIGGGKALTEQYLTKLATAMEKHFTVLNGVAPIVVQDVYQYIIQPNSAIQVTTEVVTETARSIVKEERLYRCLLCKVVFEEANPCQLSWLEPDGELYEIAKKTHGTLKDGYKYKFPHHNNITCSYNAAKDRLMFVQNVDTLRCKHCQGSMRMLKADGSLVYFNGDQLLTPASKQSKCNCGFKHYWDGKEYDNLPTNIPVLLEWNNETKSDFVYWFQDESNKSLNSNVYELAQNVVQKHFPGEFGSERLVQKVVDQILRVTLSKKSEEKNKTSIPAEVPPTPTKIILTGAKSKTLHKEELNTSLSEKILKKKIEHGASLKQKRSSTSPLKQLLHGEEHTKKLPEEKSGMQQETKKALPRVPKIRISLANSRTSEVFTLREDTMYADLQSFIEEKFYVPKQEQIIKYGFPPKTLQIPSESSTLFSMKPGERLTVHGMKEQKVDTAESVKMEVDLLNETTTVETSTETSANEDIEPDMFSSFFSSLLQNVNLWDWACTQRSLFQPNGIFYKQAVKDLGFLKNNQHISLPYFPNKIFSYHEQSDELFLCLGETHVHVQELTPEQLILAEKQTEVKNKKVSMHTVQTESQSSLFSTLSHSMSTKSNVVAFSGVGHSMVDNTASDTTLPTAAHLQNNVNFITNENAGKAQQDSSRESITDRLDKENVTDQLNHKNIVEQSRQENMIEQSNYEDITNQSKQESIPDQLNHENVREQTNQENVREQCDHENITEQSDQGYISEKLNHENVFDQSKQESMEQSSQENITDHITHKNIKESNQENSTEKTLADNSKNERTTNDLQESNIDETMHVDSEPIGNSNTDGLSNRMIEDATS; from the exons ATGCAAGTTCTAACTGGTTTTTGTCCTAATTCAGATTGTGGAAAGCAACTCTATTTTGCATCAGATGTGGAGTCATTAGTTGAATGCACTGGTTGCTCGCAGGATCACTATCCCAAAAACCTGATTGATGTGAAGCCAGTTACAAATCCAACATTAGCTATACAAAATTTGCTTCAAAGCATGTTAGTTAAGGCTTTACCTGTGTCATATAAAAGGAACAATGACTCCATTAAAGTGAAAGGTTTGTCTAATTATGGCAGCAAATTAATATCACCTTTGTTAACTAGGTATGGTTTAGATAAGTCTACACAACAAGTTAGGTTATTAGAGACAATGGGGCAAGGTGATACTTTTGACTGTTCACATTTAGCGGATTATGCATTTCGAATTGAGGAAAAAAAGTTGCTTATATCCGGATACGGACGTGACGTGTCTGCTGAGTATCTGGCTGACACgttaaaagaaatttccaatgTGAATGATAATGAGGAAAGGATTGTTCCAATTCATGCTGATGGGGATGGACATTGTTTATTACATGCTGTCTCAAGGGCATTAGTAGGACACGAACTGTTTTGGCATCcgttaatgaagaatttaaagGATCATTTAATTTTGCGTAAGGATGATTACAAAAATCTTCTATCAGATTTCTTTGAAGATTCAGACTGGGATAGTATAATCAGGGAAGCAGACCCTAATTATCTTCCTGCAACAGGAGAGGTCTTTGGATTACGAAATATACACATATTCGGACTTGCAAATGTATTGCATCGGCCAATTCTTCTTCTTGATAGCTTAGAAGGTATGCAATCAAAAGGTGACTATGCTGCCATGTTTGTCCCAGCATTAACTCCTGTtgaaaaatgtcaaaacaaagaaaaaaccctgcACAAACCAATTGTAATTGCATGGAGTAGTAAAGGTCGAAATCATTTTGTTCCACTTGTTGGGATCAAGGAGAAGCCATTGCCTAAAATACCGAATTACATGTTACCAAAACTTTGGGGTTTACCACAGGAACTTTTAACACAGTATATTGATTTCGATAGTGGGTCATGTATCATTGGTGGTGGAAAAGCTTTAACTGAACAATATTTAACAAAACTAGCTACAGCAATGGAAAAACACTTCACTGTATTGAATGGTGTTGCTCCAATTGTAGTTCAAGATGTCTATCAATATATTATTCAACCAAATAGTGCGATACAAGTCACTACAGAGGTAGTCACTGAAACAGCTCGAAGTATTGTTAAGGAAGAGAGATTGTACAGATGTTTGTTATGCAAAGTTGTTTTTGAAGAAGCTAATCCTTGTCAACTTTCTTGGCTTGAACcag aCGGAGAATTGTATGAAATTGCGAAAAAAACACATGGCACTTTAAAAGATGGCTACAAGTACAAATTTCCCCATCATAATAATATTACTTGTTCTTATAATGCTGCAAAAGACAGACTGATGTTTGTTCAAAACGTTGACACTTTAAGATGTAAACATTGCCAGGGAAGCATGCGCATGTTAAAAGCTGATGGCAGTCTTGTATATTTCAATGGTGATCAACTGTTGACACCAGCTTCAAAGCAAAGTAAATGCAATTGTGGATTTAAACATTACTGGGATGGCAAAGAATATGATAATTTGCCAACAAATATACCTGTTTTGCTGGAATGGAATAACGAAACAAAGTCTGATTTTGTGTATTGGTTCCAAGATGAATCAAACAAATCTCTTAATTCTAATGTATACGAACTTGCACAGAATGTTGTACAAAAACACTTTCCTGGCGAGTTTGGCAGTGAACGTTTGGTTCAGAAAGTTGTTGATCAAATATTGAGAGTAACTTTATCAAAAAAGTCAGAGGAGAAAAATAAAACCTCCATACCAGCAGAAGTACCACCAACTCCaactaaaattattttgacCGGAGCAAAATCTAAAACATTGCACAAAGAAGAATTAAATACTAGCTTAAGtgaaaaaattttgaagaaaaaaattgagcatGGTGCGTCACTCAAGCAGAAAAGGTCAAGTACATCCCCCTTAAAACAGTTATTGCATGGGGAAGAACACACTAAGAAACTCCCGGAGGAAAAGTCAGGTATGcaacaagaaacaaagaaggcCTTACCAAGGGTACCCAAAATTCGTATTTCACTTGCAAATTCAAGAACAAGTGAAGTTTTTACACTGAGAGAAGACACAATGTATGCTGACTTACAAAGTTTTATTGAAGAGAAGTTTTATGTACCAAAACAAGAACAGATTATTAAATATGGATTCCCACCTAAAACGTTACAAATTCCGTCTGAGTCATCAACATTATTTAGTATGAAACCAGGTGAAAGGCTTACTGTACATGGGATGAAAGAACAAAAAGTTGACACAGCTGAAAGTGTTAAAATGGAAGTGGACCTTCTGAACGAAACAACAACTGTAGAAACCTCAACTGAAACATCTGCTAATGAAGACATAGAGCCAGATATGTTCTCATCTTTTTTTTCAAGCTTGTTACAAAATGTCAATTTATGGGACTGGGCATGTACTCAGCGCAGTTTGTTTCAACCCAATGGCATATTTTATAAGCAAGCTGTAAAAGATCTTGGTTTTCTCAAGAATAATCAACACATATCGTTACCAtattttccaaataaaattttttcttaTCACGAACAATCGGATGAACTCTTTTTGTGTCTTGGAGAGACACACGTGCATGTTCAGGAGTTAACTCCAGAACAGTTAATACTTGCTGAAAAGCAAActgaagttaaaaataaaaaagtctccATGCATACGGTCCAGACAGAGTCACAATCAAGCTTGTTCAGTACTTTATCTCATTCCATGTCCACAAAGTCAAACGTTGTTGCATTTTCTGGTGTTGGACATTCAATGGTTGATAACACTGCCAGTGATACTACCCTACCAACTGCTGCCCATCTGCAGAATAATGTAAATTTTATAACAAACGAAAATGCAGGTAAAGCTCAGCAAGACTCAAGCAGAGAAAGCATCACTGACCGATTGGACAAAGAAAATGTAACAGACCAATTAAATCATAAAAACATCGTAGAACAATCGAGGCAAGAAAACATGATAGAACAGTCGAATTATGAAGACATCACTAATCAATCAAAACAAGAGAGCATCCCAGACCAATTAAACCATGAAAATGTCAGAGAACAAACAAACCAAGAAAATGTAAGAGAACAATGTGACCATGAAAACATCACAGAACAATCGGACCAAGGTTATATCTCAGAAAAATTAAACCATGAAAATGTCTTTGATCAGTCGAAACAAGAAAGTATGGAACAATCGAGTCAAGAAAACATCACAGACCATAtaacacataaaaacataaaagaatCAAACCAAGAAAACAGTACAGAGAAAACGCTTGCAGACAACAGCAAGAATGAAAGAACTACAAACGATTTGCAAGAAAGTAATATTGATGAAACAATGCATGTCGATTCTGAACCAATTGGAAACTCAAATACTGATGGCTTGTCGAATAGAATGATTGAGGATGCGACGTCATGA
- the LOC130645649 gene encoding nuclear transcription factor Y subunit beta-like: MSSAFAGNAAGRREPITQASVQKMLDENTQLIQAIMEYQNQGKARECAQYQQLLHRNLIFLATLADSTLNQQQAQQQNQTQNSQAVTSATQSSHQPQQTNQQFQQHPQTVMQQQQQQQPVTPSQQQQQTSQSQHLQQQIQQQQQQQKLQQQQMLQQQQQMQQMQQKNNSTTPPNTAFQNLIQNSNSNGTANLSASVANTSSSSVTNNSTSSSAPTSSIDSSSTAESNNTNANPAAISSTNLSIQSPGNATNSQKISNPTMMTTTNMNHARVAMLGSYGQQGMAMPNMLNANMPRSNMIPPNMMPGLTQSALMSNMIQGGMSAAPSAEMIQNMLMQQRMSQSTLPDSQFQGGSPMPPGSAPPSSGF; encoded by the coding sequence ATGTCTTCTGCATTTGCTGGAAATGCTGCTGGCAGAAGGGAACCAATTACACAAGCATCTGTTCAAAAGATGTTGGATGAAAACACTCAACTTATTCAAGCCATTATGGAATATCAAAATCAAGGGAAAGCTAGAGAGTGTGCTCAGTATCAGCAACTTTTACACAGAAACTTAATCTTTTTAGCCACACTTGCTGATTCTACGTTAAATCAGCAGCAAGCTCAACAACAAAACCAAACTCAGAATTCACAAGCAGTTACTTCAGCAACACAATCCTCTCATCAACCACAGCAAACAAATCAACAGTTTCAGCAACATCCCCAAACTGTgatgcagcaacaacaacaacaacaaccagttACTCCTTCCCAGCAGCAGCAACAAACATCACAGTCTCAGCACTTGCAACAGCAAATCCAACAACAGCAGCAACAACAGAAACTTCAACAGCAACAAATGctgcaacaacaacagcaaatgCAACAGATGCAGCAGAAAAATAATAGCACAACACCTCCAAATACTGCATTCCAAAATCTCATCCAAAACTCAAATAGCAATGGTACTGCTAATCTTTCTGCTTCTGTAGCCAATACTAGTAGTAGCTCTGTTACGAACAATTCTACCTCTTCTAGTGCTCCTACATCAAGTATCGACTCATCATCTACTGCTGAAAGTAATAATACAAATGCAAATCCTGCAGCAATTTCATCCACAAATCTTTCAATTCAAAGTCCAGGCAATGCAACTAATAGCCAAAAAATCAGTAATCCAACTATGATGACGACTACCAACATGAACCATGCTCGGGTAGCTATGTTGGGCTCTTATGGACAACAGGGTATGGCTATGCCAAACATGTTAAATGCAAATATGCCACGTTCTAACATGATACCTCCAAACATGATGCCTGGTTTAACGCAATCTGCATTAATGTCTAATATGATTCAAGGTGGGATGTCTGCAGCTCCATCTGCTGAAATGATTCAAAATATGTTAATGCAACAGCGGATGTCACAATCAACATTACCTGACAGTCAATTTCAAGGTGGCTCACCAATGCCACCTGGCAGTGCCCCACCATCTTCAGGATTTTAA
- the LOC130645650 gene encoding E3 ubiquitin-protein ligase MARCHF6-like, protein MQWLDHSKKEYCELCAHKFTFKAVYSPDMPKSIPVLEILHGFWKNIMKALQYWLHYTLVIILWLGVVPLIAYRIYKCLFSGSVKSLLTLPYDMLTLESIFMDCVFGALVVSVSIGGFIMLLWLREQVVVHGVPNWLNDQDPEVQGFRFIAIIRNLFGNRPEQPQGPPQENLVADDEDHAGVANDIGDNMPDVAEHNAENNHDNDGGWNPDAIMEDLTWERFLGLDGSFVFLEHVFWIISLNTSFILVFAFCPYHIGLLFMTILFGSKKLSGNTLDGAVMLLIGYFVITISMVLLHYLLGFTSFRRLRKTIAKCYIVLKVAILIVVEIGFFPLVCGWWLDICSLPLFAISLQDRKDSLEYAPVTATFLHWLVGMLYVFYFASFIILLREILRPGVLWFLRNINDPQFHPVKEMIQLSVFRHARRFALSLIVFGSTVLVVVWIPVQLIKLFSSGFIPFNVSLNIDAPISEMSLELLLLQVVLPAFLEQGHARKWLKDFIRLWTRVVSKVLDMRSYIIGDVDLKTVNAYQIVYVDAMGRWQKGPLPKGLPLENALEGVGSPIVRSYHRSQYFKIRVCMFIMIVMVSFIMAAVMAFTLPVIIGRNLLALVFGDTVVHELYTAAVGFYVIWLTLRILVAVSSWYPVGFSTVYRKAKWLLSIVSKVILGTLALFGITPFLLGIIFELVVVIPLRVPYDQTPVIYIWQDWALGVLHLKIMCALIMVGPNWWLQNAIDRAYRNGFANIDLTFIMSTIFYPVINTLMLAITIPYVVTAGVLPWLGVSEDNSLLCLRRVYPVMMCIILLAAIIIFQGKQFKALYERIRNEKYLIGKILVNYEPQNDNTKNVK, encoded by the coding sequence atGCAGTGGTTAgatcacagtaaaaaagaatattGCGAATTATGTGCACATAAATTTACCTTTAAAGCTGTATACTCACCTGACATGCCGAAATCAATTCCAGTTCTTGAAATACTTCATGGTTTCTGGAAGAACATTATGAAAGCATTACAATATTGGTTGCATTACACCCTTGTCATAATTCTATGGTTAGGGGTGGTACCTCTGATTGCTTATAGAATTTACAAATGTTTATTTTCTGGTTCAGTAAAGTCACTACTGACATTGCCATATGATATGTTGACACTTGAAAGTATTTTTATGGATTGTGTGTTTGGAGCATTAGTGGTCTCAGTATCTATTGGTGGTTTTATAATGCTGTTATGGCTTAGAGAACAAGTCGTGGTGCATGGTGTACCCAACTGGCTAAACGATCAAGACCCAGAAGTACAAGGATTTCGCTTTATTGCTATAATCCGAAATCTTTTTGGCAACAGGCCAGAACAGCCTCAGGGGCCACCTCAAGAAAACTTGGTAGCTGATGATGAAGATCATGCAGGAGTTGCTAACGACATTGGTGATAATATGCCTGATGTTGCTGAACACAATGCAGAAAATAATCACGACAATGATGGTGGATGGAATCCTGATGCCATCATGGAAGATTTAACGTGGGAGAGGTTTTTGGGCTTGGACGGCTCATTCGTATTTTTGGAACACGTTTTCTGGATAATATCCTTAAATACATCATTCATCCTTGTGTTTGCATTTTGTCCTTATCATATTGGGCTTTTATTTATGACTATTTTATTTGGAAGTAAGAAGCTCAGTGGAAATACTTTAGATGGAGCAGTAATGTTACTTATTGGATATTTCGTTATTACTATCAGTATGGTTTTGCTTCATTACCTGCTCGGTTTTACCTCATTCAGAAGGTTGAGGAAGACAATTGCAAAGTGCTATATCGTACTGAAAGTAGCTATACTAATTGTGGTAGAAATTGGCTTTTTCCCACTTGTTTGTGGCTGGTGGCTTGACATATGTTCACTGCCACTGTTTGCAATTTCTCTTCAGGATAGAAAAGACAGTTTAGAATATGCACCTGTGACTGCTACTTTCCTTCACTGGCTTGTTGGGATGTTgtatgtgttttattttgcatcATTTATCATCTTGTTGCGAGAAATATTGAGACCTGGTGTGTTAtggtttttaagaaatattaacGATCCTCAATTTCATCCTGTAAAGGAGATGATTCAGTTAAGTGTGTTTCGCCACGCAAGGAGATTCGCGTTGTCTTTAATTGTCTTTGGAAGTACTGTTTTGGTGGTAGTGTGGATTCCAGTTCAACTGATAAAGTTATTCTCATCAGGATTTATACCATTCAACGTTTCGTTGAATATTGATGCACCTATCAGTGAAATGTCGCTTGAGTTATTGTTATTACAAGTTGTTTTGCCTGCTTTTCTTGAACAAGGCCATGCACGAAAGTGGCTTAAAGATTTTATTCGGCTTTGGACACGCGTTGTTTCAAAGGTTCTAGATATGCGTTCATACATTATTGGAGATGTTGATTTAAAAACAGTGAATGCTTATCAGATTGTGTATGTGGATGCAATGGGCAGGTGGCAAAAAGGTCCTTTACCCAAAGGATTACCTCTCGAGAATGCACTTGAAGGGGTGGGTTCTCCGATAGTGCGATCATACCATCGTTCTCAATACTTTAAAATCAGAGTATGCATGTTTATTATGATTGTCATGGTATCATTCATAATGGCTGCAGTAATGGCGTTCACCTTGCCAGTTATAATTGGACGAAACCTTCTTGCATTGGTGTTTGGTGATACTGTCGTTCATGAATTATATACCGCAGCTGTTGGTTTCTATGTGATTTggttaactttaagaatattagTTGCTGTCTCTTCATGGTATCCAGTTGGTTTTAGCACGGTATACAGAAAGGCGAAATGGCTTCTTTCAATAGTTTCAAAAGTTATACTAGGTACTCTCGCTTTATTTGGTATCACGCCGTTCCTTCTTGGTATTATTTTTGAACTCGTTGTAGTGATTCCTCTACGTGTTCCATACGACCAAACCCCGGTTATATACATATGGCAGGATTGGGCGTTAGGTGTGCTCCATTTAAAGATCATGTGCGCACTCATTATGGTCGGCCCCAATTGGTGGTTACAAAATGCTATAGATAGAGCTTACCGCAATGGGTTTGCAAACATCGATTTAACGTTTATAATGAGCACAATATTTTACCCAGTGATTAACACGTTGATGTTGGCGATAACCATTCCATATGTCGTCACTGCGGGCGTTCTTCCGTGGCTAGGAGTCTCTGAAGACAATTCATTGCTGTGTTTGCGACGCGTGTATCCTGTAATGATGTGCATTATACTTCTTGCTGCTATCATTATCTTTCAAGGGAAACAGTTTAAAGCTTTGTACGAGAGGATTAGAAACGAAAAGTATTTAATAGGTAAAATCTTGGTAAATTATGAGCCACAAAATGATAACACAAAGaatgtaaaataa
- the LOC130645654 gene encoding RWD domain-containing protein 1-like, whose product MDYKEEQTGEFEALEAIFSEELTVLTTDPYSFKVAIRCSNEDTRDEHKVVVFADLKFTYVDEYPDQKPIIEIENTSENLTEDRINALQSLLEEQAEENIGMVMIFTLVSTAQEQLNNIIEDIKQEIQDEKDRAKLEQQRLDEIKYKGTPVTLENFLAWKIKFDQEMIACGKRKQQDENKLKKLTGKQLFERDSTLNESDIQFISEAGVKVDESLFQDLDDLDLDEDFDE is encoded by the exons ATGGATTACAAAGAAGAGCAAACTGGAGAGTTTGAAGCATTAGAAGCTATTTTCTCAGAGGAACTTACAG TGTTAACCACAGATCCATATTCCTTTAAAGTGGCTATTAGATGTTCAAATGAAGATACGCGAGATGAGCATAAAGTTGTTG tatttgcaGATCTAAAGTTTACATATGTAGATGAGTATCCTGATCAAAAGCCTATCATAGAAATTGAGAACACATCAGAAAACTTGACAGAAGACAGAATTAATGCGTTACAGTCTCTGCTCGAAGAACAG GCAGAGGAGAATATCGGAATGGTGATGATATTTACACTCGTCTCGACAGCACAAGAACAGTTAAATAATATAATTGAGGATATAAAACAAGAAATACAAGATGAAAAAGATCGCGCAAAACTCGAACAACAACGTCTAGATGAAATTAAA TATAAAGGAACGCCGGTAACGTTAGAAAACTTCTTAGCgtggaaaataaaatttgaccAAGAGATGATTGCATGTGGGAAAAGAAAACAGCAAGAcgaaaataaacttaaaaaattgaCTGGCAAACAATTATTTGAAAGAGACTCCACGTTAAATGAATCTGATATTCAGTTTATAAGTGAAGCTGGTGTCAAAGTCGACGAATCGTTATTTCAAGACCTAGATGATTTGGACTTAGATGAAGACTTCgatgaataa